From Thiohalobacter sp., the proteins below share one genomic window:
- the xseA gene encoding exodeoxyribonuclease VII large subunit, which translates to MNVGPAAGGTRDVFTVSRLNAEVRDLLSAHYPLIWVEGELSNVARPASGHLYFTLKDARAQVRCALFRNRSRGLGFVPEDGMQVLVRASVSLYEPRGDYQLIVEHLEESGDGALRRAFERLKQKLAAEGLFDETRKRPLPALPRRIGIITSPTGAAIRDILSVLKRRFPAIPVLVYPVPVQGEGAAARIAAAIRLADRRRDCDVLIIGRGGGSLEDLWAFNEEIVARAIAGCEIPVVSAVGHEIDFTIADFVADRRAPTPSAAAELVSPDARELAQQFLGLERRLARTLRERLARERRHLDYLARRLSQQHPGQRLLQWTQRLDELEQRLGRALQGRLRARRARLDTLIQALHRHSPAPRLIRLEERCCDLQHRLRQGTRRRLELARARLTTAARQLDTVSPLATLDRGYAIVLRDADGIILRDARAVAPGEAVTARLARGRLHCTVNGSEPE; encoded by the coding sequence ATGAATGTCGGCCCCGCAGCCGGGGGAACCCGCGACGTGTTCACGGTATCGCGCCTCAACGCCGAGGTGCGCGACCTGCTGTCCGCCCACTATCCGCTGATCTGGGTGGAGGGCGAGCTTTCCAACGTCGCCCGTCCCGCCTCCGGCCACCTCTACTTCACCCTCAAGGACGCCCGTGCCCAGGTGCGCTGCGCGCTGTTTCGCAACCGCAGCCGGGGGCTGGGCTTCGTGCCCGAGGACGGCATGCAGGTGCTGGTGCGCGCCAGCGTGTCGCTGTACGAGCCGCGCGGCGACTACCAGCTCATCGTCGAGCACCTGGAGGAATCCGGCGACGGCGCCCTGCGCCGGGCCTTCGAGCGGCTCAAGCAGAAGCTCGCGGCCGAGGGCCTGTTCGACGAGACGCGCAAGCGCCCGCTGCCGGCCCTGCCGCGTCGCATAGGCATCATCACCTCGCCCACCGGCGCTGCCATCCGCGACATCCTCAGCGTGCTGAAGCGGCGCTTCCCGGCCATCCCGGTGCTGGTGTACCCGGTGCCGGTGCAGGGCGAGGGTGCGGCCGCGCGCATCGCCGCAGCCATCCGGCTGGCCGACCGCCGGCGCGACTGCGACGTGCTCATCATCGGCCGCGGCGGCGGCTCGCTGGAAGACCTCTGGGCCTTCAACGAGGAAATCGTCGCCCGCGCCATTGCCGGGTGCGAGATTCCGGTGGTCAGCGCGGTCGGCCACGAGATCGACTTCACCATCGCCGACTTCGTCGCCGACCGCCGCGCGCCCACACCCTCGGCAGCGGCAGAGCTGGTCTCGCCCGATGCGCGCGAACTGGCCCAGCAGTTCCTGGGCCTGGAGCGGCGGCTGGCGCGCACGCTCCGCGAGCGGCTGGCGCGGGAACGACGTCACCTCGACTATCTGGCACGGCGGCTGTCCCAGCAGCATCCGGGCCAGCGCCTGCTGCAGTGGACGCAGCGCCTGGACGAACTCGAACAACGGCTGGGGCGCGCCCTGCAGGGCCGCCTCCGTGCCCGCCGCGCACGGTTGGACACCCTGATCCAGGCCCTGCACCGCCACAGTCCGGCGCCGCGGCTGATCCGGCTGGAGGAGCGCTGCTGCGATCTGCAGCACAGGCTGCGCCAGGGCACCCGCCGCCGGCTGGAACTGGCGCGCGCCCGCCTCACCACCGCAGCGCGCCAGCTGGACACGGTGAGTCCGCTGGCAACGCTCGACCGCGGCTATGCCATCGTGCTCCGCGATGCCGACGGCATCATCCTGCGCGATGCGCGCGCGGTCGCGCCGGGCGAGGCGGTCACGGCGCGGCTGGCGCGCGGCCGCCTGCACTGCACGGTCAACGGGAGCGAGCCGGAATGA
- a CDS encoding arylesterase: protein MRALCIWVLLLGTLPVPASARTLLVLGDSLSAAYGLPEAAGWVALLAGRLPGDRVVNASVSGETTAGGLARLPALLEQWRPDWVLLELGGNDGLRGLPPAHTRNNLARMIELSRAAGAKVLLIGIRLPPNYGQAYVQAFERIYPELAESHEVPLVPFLLEGVATRPELMQPDGIHPRAEAQPLMLENVWQILAPRLGVAGEAAASDAGG from the coding sequence ATGCGTGCCCTGTGTATCTGGGTGCTCCTGCTGGGTACGTTACCCGTTCCCGCGAGCGCGCGCACCCTGCTGGTGCTGGGGGACAGCCTGAGCGCGGCCTACGGATTGCCCGAGGCGGCGGGCTGGGTGGCGCTGCTGGCCGGGCGGCTGCCCGGTGATCGTGTGGTCAATGCCTCGGTGAGCGGCGAGACCACCGCCGGCGGGCTGGCGCGCCTGCCGGCACTGCTGGAGCAGTGGCGGCCCGACTGGGTGTTGCTGGAACTGGGCGGCAACGACGGCCTGCGCGGCCTGCCGCCGGCGCATACCCGCAACAACCTCGCGCGCATGATCGAACTGTCGCGTGCCGCCGGTGCAAAGGTGCTGCTGATCGGCATCCGCCTGCCGCCCAACTATGGCCAGGCCTATGTGCAGGCCTTCGAGCGCATCTATCCCGAACTCGCCGAAAGCCACGAGGTTCCGCTGGTGCCCTTCCTGCTCGAGGGCGTGGCCACCCGACCGGAACTGATGCAGCCCGACGGCATCCATCCCCGCGCCGAGGCGCAGCCGCTGATGCTGGAGAACGTGTGGCAGATACTGGCGCCGCGGCTGGGCGTGGCCGGGGAAGCGGCCGCAAGCGATGCGGGGGGCTGA
- a CDS encoding ABC transporter ATP-binding protein, which translates to MKDDILISADRLGKRVSTPDGELTILDDISLAVNRGESCAVVGPSGSGKSTLLGLLAGLDVPSSGSVVLDGQHITALDEDGRAAVRLGRVGFVFQSFQLLPNLTALENVLLPLELLDRRDAGAVARDWLDRVGLAARAAHYPHQLSGGEQQRVAVARAFVLEPAILFADEPTGNLDTATGQRIADLLLALNRDRGTTLMLVTHDARLAAACDRQLALDGGRLVA; encoded by the coding sequence ATGAAGGACGACATCCTGATCTCCGCGGATCGACTCGGCAAGCGGGTATCCACCCCCGACGGCGAACTCACCATACTCGACGACATCAGCCTGGCCGTGAATCGCGGCGAGAGCTGCGCCGTGGTCGGGCCGTCGGGCTCCGGCAAGTCCACCCTGCTCGGTCTGCTGGCCGGGCTCGACGTGCCCAGCAGCGGCTCGGTGGTACTGGACGGCCAGCATATCACGGCGCTGGACGAGGACGGCCGCGCCGCGGTACGGCTGGGACGGGTGGGCTTCGTGTTCCAGTCCTTCCAGCTCCTGCCCAATCTGACCGCGCTGGAAAACGTGCTGCTGCCTCTGGAACTGCTGGACCGCCGCGATGCCGGGGCGGTGGCGCGCGACTGGCTGGACCGGGTCGGACTCGCGGCGCGCGCGGCCCATTACCCGCACCAGTTGTCCGGCGGCGAACAGCAGCGGGTAGCCGTCGCCCGCGCCTTCGTACTGGAACCCGCCATCCTGTTCGCCGACGAGCCCACCGGCAACCTGGACACCGCCACCGGGCAGCGCATCGCCGACCTGCTGCTGGCGCTGAACCGCGACCGCGGCACCACCCTGATGCTGGTCACCCACGACGCGCGGCTGGCCGCGGCCTGCGATCGGCAACTGGCACTCGACGGCGGCCGGCTGGTGGCCTGA
- the guaB gene encoding IMP dehydrogenase, protein MRIAEEALTFDDVLLIPARSDILPRDVDLRTRLTREIELNIPLVSAAMDTVTEARLAIALAQEGGIGIIHKNMTTEQQADQVRQVKKFEAGVISDPITVSPDTSIREVLALTRMHNISGVPVVDGKDLVGIVTNRDLRFETRYDNPVSTIMTPRDKLVTVKEGAEADEILRLLHEHRIEKVLVVDEEFRLRGLVTVKDIQKASDKPNACKDSQGRLRCGAAVGVGAGTDERVEALVAAGVDVIVVDTAHGHSKGVLDRVAWVKKKFPDVQVIGGNIATAEAALALVEAGADAVKVGIGPGSICTTRIVAGVGVPQISAVGNVAAALKDSGVPLIADGGIRYSGDMAKAVAAGAHAIMVGSMFAGTEEAPGEVELYQGRSYKSYRGMGSLGAMAGQQGSSDRYFQEGSDAEKLVPEGIEGRVPYKGPLQPVIHQLLGGLRSSMGYTGCATIEEMRTKPQFVRVTGAGMTESHVHDVQITKEAPNYRV, encoded by the coding sequence CTGCGAATAGCCGAAGAAGCCCTGACTTTCGACGACGTCCTGCTCATCCCGGCACGCTCCGATATTCTGCCGCGCGACGTCGACCTGCGCACGCGCCTGACCCGCGAGATAGAGCTCAACATCCCGCTGGTGTCGGCGGCCATGGATACGGTGACCGAGGCCCGGCTGGCCATTGCCCTGGCGCAGGAGGGGGGCATCGGCATCATCCACAAGAACATGACGACCGAGCAGCAGGCCGACCAGGTGCGGCAGGTGAAGAAGTTCGAGGCCGGTGTCATCAGCGATCCCATCACCGTCTCGCCCGACACCAGCATCCGCGAGGTACTGGCGCTGACCCGGATGCACAACATCTCCGGCGTGCCGGTGGTGGACGGCAAGGACCTGGTCGGTATCGTCACCAATCGCGACCTGCGCTTCGAAACCCGCTACGACAATCCCGTCTCCACCATCATGACCCCGCGCGACAAGCTGGTGACGGTGAAGGAGGGGGCCGAGGCCGACGAGATTCTCAGGCTGCTGCACGAGCACCGTATCGAGAAGGTGCTGGTGGTGGACGAGGAGTTCCGCCTGCGGGGGCTGGTGACGGTGAAGGATATCCAGAAGGCCTCCGACAAGCCCAATGCCTGCAAGGACTCCCAGGGCCGGCTGCGCTGCGGGGCCGCCGTGGGTGTCGGCGCCGGCACGGACGAACGCGTGGAGGCGCTGGTGGCGGCCGGCGTGGACGTGATCGTGGTCGACACTGCGCACGGCCACTCGAAGGGCGTGCTGGACCGGGTCGCCTGGGTGAAGAAGAAGTTTCCGGACGTGCAGGTCATCGGCGGCAACATTGCCACCGCCGAGGCCGCGCTGGCGCTGGTCGAGGCCGGGGCCGATGCGGTCAAGGTCGGCATCGGGCCGGGTTCCATCTGCACCACCCGCATCGTCGCGGGCGTGGGGGTGCCCCAGATCAGCGCCGTCGGCAATGTTGCCGCCGCGCTCAAGGACAGCGGGGTGCCGCTGATCGCCGATGGCGGCATCCGCTATTCCGGCGACATGGCCAAGGCCGTTGCCGCCGGCGCCCATGCCATCATGGTCGGCAGCATGTTTGCCGGCACCGAGGAGGCGCCGGGCGAGGTCGAGCTGTACCAGGGCCGCTCCTACAAGTCCTATCGCGGCATGGGCTCCCTGGGCGCCATGGCCGGCCAGCAGGGTTCCAGCGACCGCTACTTCCAGGAAGGCAGCGACGCCGAGAAACTGGTGCCCGAGGGCATCGAGGGCCGCGTCCCCTACAAGGGGCCGCTGCAGCCGGTCATCCACCAGCTGCTCGGCGGCCTGCGCTCCAGCATGGGCTACACCGGCTGCGCCACCATCGAGGAAATGCGCACCAAGCCGCAGTTCGTGCGTGTGACCGGCGCCGGCATGACCGAGAGCCACGTCCACGACGTGCAGATCACGAAAGAGGCGCCGAACTACCGCGTTTGA
- a CDS encoding peptidoglycan DD-metalloendopeptidase family protein has protein sequence MPGRITVLLACLLLGVSSVVLALPRAEPVPGGVAVVALGSERPAAVRYRERPVLVVAEAGQWHAVVGIPLAARPGAATLAVTGSDGRTRQLAFEIRDKDYESQYLTIENKRKVNPNAEDLARIRKEEKRIRAAFARFTEGRQPELNFTLPVNGPVSSPFGLRRFFNRQPRKPHSGLDLAAPRGTPVQAPAPGVVLDTGDFFFNGNTVFIDHGQGLVSMYCHMDHIQVRPGQAVARGEVIGTVGSTGRVTGPHLHWSVSLNDARVDPSLLLEANP, from the coding sequence ATGCCAGGCCGGATAACAGTCCTGCTTGCCTGCCTGCTGCTCGGCGTGAGCAGCGTAGTCCTTGCCCTGCCCCGCGCCGAGCCCGTCCCCGGCGGCGTCGCAGTCGTCGCCCTGGGCAGCGAGCGCCCCGCCGCCGTACGCTATCGCGAACGACCGGTGCTGGTGGTGGCCGAAGCAGGGCAGTGGCATGCCGTGGTCGGCATCCCGCTCGCCGCGCGCCCCGGAGCGGCGACGCTGGCAGTCACCGGCAGCGATGGCCGCACCCGGCAACTGGCCTTCGAGATCCGCGACAAGGACTACGAGAGCCAGTACCTGACCATCGAGAACAAACGCAAGGTCAATCCCAACGCCGAAGACCTGGCGCGTATCCGCAAGGAAGAGAAACGCATCCGCGCCGCGTTTGCGCGTTTTACCGAGGGCAGACAGCCGGAACTGAACTTCACGCTGCCGGTGAACGGGCCGGTGAGCAGCCCCTTCGGCCTGCGCCGCTTCTTCAACCGGCAGCCGCGCAAGCCCCACAGCGGGCTCGATCTGGCCGCGCCCCGCGGCACGCCCGTTCAGGCCCCGGCACCGGGGGTGGTGCTGGATACGGGGGATTTCTTCTTCAACGGCAATACCGTGTTCATCGACCACGGCCAGGGCCTGGTCAGCATGTACTGCCACATGGACCATATCCAGGTCCGGCCCGGGCAGGCGGTGGCGCGCGGCGAGGTCATCGGCACCGTCGGCAGTACCGGCCGGGTCACCGGCCCACACCTGCACTGGAGCGTGAGCCTCAACGACGCCCGCGTCGACCCCTCGTTGCTGCTCGAAGCGAACCCCTGA
- a CDS encoding histidine kinase N-terminal 7TM domain-containing diguanylate cyclase, producing MMPEGSGSGYLPWILPSALASLLCLLLARVVCNRRRLPIVRAFFWFLACIFIWVFSRFLITLADDDGLRLLISKFQYVGIAFTPLAWLVFSLTAIGATRYLDRRTLLLLAIVPSITVLLAMSNDYHHLIWTQIRFTRFRVMAEHGPWFVVHIAYSYLLIGIATFSAFIEYLRNPRYKRELVAIVVAPLLVLLANLSRLVGWFDTGDLDVVSIAFAVAILLFSWVVISDNYLQLAPTARTLLVENMQDSLLVVNDEYRIVDANPSAERLFGTDREGLVGRPLSMLVPDDGVRDRLLKDSFTELTLQDRPFQALNTRISFGTGRVHGHLIVLRDIAELKKAQDQLQRTTRALQQANHELQVLANTDGLTRLANRRHFFEQFNRELARLERTGGELCLLLIDLDHFKRINDTHGHTAGDAVLQRVSALLDTTVRKCDIAGRLGGEEFGLLFPDTGIDGARHFAERLLEAIRNSHRDDDIPVTASMGLTAAGNDLDMQRILERADTALYRSKEAGRNQLSVC from the coding sequence ATGATGCCCGAGGGGAGCGGGTCGGGTTATCTTCCCTGGATATTGCCCTCGGCGCTTGCGTCGCTGCTATGCCTGCTGTTGGCCCGGGTCGTCTGCAACCGGCGCAGGCTACCCATTGTGCGCGCCTTTTTCTGGTTTCTGGCCTGCATTTTCATCTGGGTCTTCTCCCGCTTTCTCATCACACTCGCCGATGATGACGGCCTGCGCCTGCTGATCTCGAAATTCCAGTACGTCGGTATTGCCTTCACGCCGCTTGCCTGGCTGGTCTTCTCCCTCACCGCCATCGGGGCCACCCGCTACCTGGATCGTCGCACACTGCTGCTTCTGGCCATCGTGCCCTCGATCACGGTGCTGCTGGCCATGAGCAATGACTACCATCATCTCATCTGGACCCAGATCCGCTTCACCCGATTCCGGGTCATGGCCGAACACGGCCCGTGGTTTGTGGTGCATATCGCCTATTCCTACCTTCTGATCGGGATAGCGACCTTTTCCGCCTTCATCGAATATCTGCGAAACCCCCGGTACAAGCGCGAACTTGTCGCCATCGTGGTGGCCCCGCTGCTGGTCCTGCTCGCCAATCTGAGCCGGCTCGTCGGCTGGTTCGATACCGGCGATCTGGACGTGGTGTCCATTGCCTTTGCCGTCGCCATCCTGCTGTTCTCCTGGGTAGTGATAAGCGACAACTATCTGCAATTGGCACCGACGGCGCGCACCCTGCTGGTCGAGAACATGCAGGATTCGCTGCTGGTGGTAAACGACGAATACCGCATCGTCGATGCCAACCCCTCCGCCGAACGACTGTTCGGCACCGACAGGGAGGGGCTTGTCGGCCGGCCCTTGTCGATGCTCGTCCCGGACGACGGCGTGCGCGACCGGCTGCTGAAAGACAGTTTCACCGAACTGACCCTGCAGGACCGGCCCTTTCAGGCCCTCAATACGCGCATCTCCTTCGGCACAGGCAGGGTGCATGGCCATCTCATCGTCTTGCGGGATATCGCGGAACTGAAAAAGGCGCAGGATCAACTGCAGCGGACCACGCGGGCGCTGCAACAGGCCAACCACGAACTGCAGGTACTCGCCAACACAGACGGCCTGACCCGGCTCGCCAACAGGCGTCACTTCTTCGAACAATTCAACCGGGAACTGGCGCGCCTGGAACGGACAGGAGGCGAACTCTGCCTGCTGCTCATCGACCTCGACCACTTCAAGCGGATCAATGACACCCACGGCCACACGGCAGGCGATGCCGTACTGCAGCGGGTATCGGCGCTTCTGGACACCACGGTGAGGAAATGCGACATCGCCGGCCGCCTGGGCGGCGAGGAGTTCGGCCTGCTGTTTCCCGATACCGGGATCGATGGCGCCCGCCACTTTGCCGAGCGCCTGCTCGAAGCCATACGGAACAGCCACCGCGACGACGACATACCGGTCACCGCCAGCATGGGGCTCACGGCTGCCGGCAACGATCTGGACATGCAGCGCATCCTCGAACGGGCCGACACCGCCCTGTACCGCTCAAAAGAGGCTGGCCGCAATCAACTCTCTGTCTGCTGA
- the guaA gene encoding glutamine-hydrolyzing GMP synthase encodes MTDIHAHRILILDFGSQYTQLIARRVREIGVYCEIHPWDMDEADIRTFHPKGIILSGGPETVTAEEAPRAPRLVFELGVPVLGICYGMQTMAAQLGGKVEHSDRHEYGYAQVRARGHTRLLRDIEDHTSAEGYGLLDVWMSHGDRVVGLPPGFRLMASTESAPIAGMADDSRGFYGVQFHPEVTHTRQGGRILKRFVVDICGCDALWTPGNIIEDSIETIRSQVGNEAVLLGLSGGVDSSVVAALLHRAIGDQLTCVFVDNGLLRHQEGDQVMATFAEHMGVRVIRVDAEHRFLHALKGVTDPEQKRKIIGNLFIEVFEEEAEKLKDAQWLAQGTIYPDVIESAGARTGKAHLIKSHHNVGGLPEHMKLKLLEPLRELFKDEVRKLGVELGLPYDMVYRHPFPGPGLGVRILGEVKKAYADTLRLADHIFIEELRKEGLYDSVSQAFAVFLPVKSVGVTGDGRRYDHVVALRAVETIDFMTARWAHLPYEFLDHVSRRIVNEIPGVSRVVYDVTGKPPGTIEWE; translated from the coding sequence ATGACCGATATTCATGCCCACCGCATCCTGATCCTGGACTTCGGATCCCAGTACACCCAGCTCATCGCCCGCCGGGTGCGCGAGATCGGCGTCTACTGCGAGATCCATCCCTGGGACATGGACGAAGCGGACATCCGCACCTTCCACCCGAAGGGCATCATCCTGTCCGGCGGGCCGGAGACGGTCACCGCGGAGGAAGCGCCGCGTGCGCCGCGGCTGGTGTTCGAGCTGGGCGTGCCGGTGCTGGGCATCTGCTACGGCATGCAGACCATGGCCGCGCAGCTCGGCGGCAAGGTCGAGCACTCCGACCGCCACGAATACGGCTATGCCCAGGTACGCGCGCGCGGCCATACCCGGCTGCTGCGCGACATCGAGGACCACACCAGCGCCGAGGGCTACGGCCTGCTCGACGTCTGGATGAGCCATGGCGACCGCGTGGTCGGGCTGCCGCCCGGCTTCAGGCTGATGGCCAGCACCGAGTCCGCCCCAATCGCCGGCATGGCCGACGACAGCCGCGGCTTCTATGGCGTGCAGTTCCATCCCGAGGTCACCCACACCCGCCAGGGCGGCCGCATCCTCAAGCGCTTCGTGGTCGACATCTGCGGCTGCGACGCGCTGTGGACGCCGGGCAACATCATCGAGGACAGCATCGAGACCATTCGCAGCCAGGTCGGTAACGAGGCGGTGCTGCTCGGCCTGTCCGGCGGCGTGGACTCCTCCGTGGTCGCGGCCCTGCTGCACCGCGCCATCGGCGACCAGCTCACCTGCGTGTTCGTGGACAACGGCCTGCTGCGTCACCAGGAAGGCGACCAGGTCATGGCGACCTTCGCCGAGCACATGGGCGTGCGCGTGATCCGGGTCGATGCCGAGCACCGCTTCCTGCACGCGCTCAAGGGTGTCACCGATCCCGAGCAGAAGCGCAAGATCATCGGTAACCTGTTCATCGAGGTGTTCGAGGAAGAGGCGGAAAAGCTCAAGGACGCGCAGTGGCTGGCGCAGGGCACCATCTATCCCGATGTCATCGAATCCGCCGGTGCCCGCACCGGCAAGGCCCATCTCATCAAGTCCCACCACAATGTCGGTGGCCTGCCCGAGCACATGAAGCTCAAGTTGCTGGAGCCCCTGCGCGAGCTGTTCAAGGACGAGGTGCGCAAGCTCGGCGTGGAACTCGGCTTGCCCTATGACATGGTCTACCGCCATCCCTTCCCCGGCCCGGGCCTTGGGGTGCGCATCCTCGGCGAGGTGAAGAAGGCCTATGCCGACACCCTGCGCCTGGCCGACCACATCTTCATCGAGGAATTGCGCAAGGAAGGGCTGTACGACTCGGTCAGCCAGGCCTTCGCCGTGTTCCTCCCCGTCAAGTCGGTGGGCGTCACCGGCGACGGCCGTCGCTACGATCATGTCGTCGCCCTGCGCGCTGTCGAGACCATCGACTTCATGACCGCCCGCTGGGCGCATCTTCCCTACGAGTTCCTCGACCACGTCTCCCGGCGTATCGTCAACGAGATCCCCGGCGTGTCCCGCGTCGTCTACGACGTCACCGGCAAGCCGCCGGGGACGATTGAGTGGGAGTGA
- a CDS encoding ABC transporter permease: MRSDARLALRWLARDARAGELQLLAASLVLAVAVTLLIGLAADRLQRGLSLQGTELLGADLVLRSPTPVPEDWLQRATALGLARSATLEFASVVSTGEAFQLASVRAVDDAFPLRGESRSAATPHGEDRPATPPRPGTVWIEARLGSLLGVGIGDALQVGAATLRVVAFLGHEPSRSGDFFNMSPRLLMHLDDLPATRVVQPGSRVHWRHFVAGPRPALEAWKAWLTPQLAPGQTLVDVRSGRPLVGDALQRAEGFLSLASLATVALAGVAIGLAARRHARRHLDGAALIRCFGHPARRILRLFLLQYLMLGLAAGMLGCLLGWGLQAGLFAWLGERIPQAPAELSAGRLLFALLLAPLMLLAFALPPLLSLPRTPALRVLDRELTPTPVNAWLTRGSALALVAGLLLAQLGDVRLAALLLGGLTAAALLGLAAIRGLLALLARAPWPAGFAPRLARRGLVSQPWLTSAQLLGFTLTLLVLALALVLRADLIRDWQTRLPPDAPNHFALNLLDHQVEPFAQQLAAAGIAHSGLYPIVRGRLVARNGQPMRAAVTKEEGNDEALRRELNLTWQDHLPEGNRLVAGRWFGSADTAEVSVESRLAHRLGIGLGDRLTFTIGGRQLTATVTSIREVDWESFRPNFYMIFPPGVLDGLPQTWLTAFRIEPGNKHLLGPLVAAFPNVTLLEVDRMIAQVQGLLDHALAAMTVLLLFVLAAGLLVLAAVTLATLDARLRTGALLRSFGATRARIRAWQLWEFLLLGLIAGGLAAVGSELLLALVYARGLDLAPRLRPLPWLLIPAAGVLLTLALGLLTGRRVVRHPPLHLLGGQR; encoded by the coding sequence GTGCGCAGCGACGCAAGACTGGCCCTGCGCTGGCTGGCGCGCGATGCGCGTGCCGGCGAGCTGCAACTGCTCGCCGCCAGCCTGGTGCTGGCCGTGGCGGTGACCCTGCTGATCGGGCTCGCCGCCGATCGCCTGCAGCGGGGGCTGTCGCTGCAGGGCACGGAGCTGCTGGGGGCCGACCTGGTGCTGCGCAGCCCGACGCCGGTCCCCGAGGACTGGCTGCAGCGGGCGACGGCGCTCGGTCTGGCGCGGTCGGCCACGCTGGAATTCGCCAGCGTGGTCAGCACGGGCGAGGCCTTCCAGCTCGCCAGCGTGCGTGCCGTCGACGACGCCTTTCCCCTGCGCGGCGAATCGCGCAGCGCAGCAACGCCCCATGGCGAGGACCGCCCGGCGACACCGCCACGGCCGGGCACGGTCTGGATCGAGGCCCGGCTGGGCAGCCTGCTCGGCGTCGGCATCGGCGATGCGCTGCAGGTGGGGGCCGCGACCCTGCGCGTGGTCGCCTTTCTCGGCCACGAGCCGAGCCGGTCGGGCGACTTCTTCAACATGTCGCCACGCCTCCTGATGCACCTCGACGACCTGCCCGCGACCCGCGTGGTGCAGCCCGGCAGCCGTGTGCACTGGCGCCACTTCGTCGCGGGCCCGCGGCCGGCGCTCGAGGCCTGGAAGGCCTGGCTGACGCCGCAGCTCGCGCCGGGACAGACGCTGGTCGACGTGCGCAGCGGCCGTCCCCTGGTCGGCGATGCCCTGCAGCGAGCCGAGGGCTTCCTGAGCCTGGCCAGCCTGGCGACGGTGGCCCTGGCCGGCGTCGCCATCGGCCTGGCCGCCCGCCGCCATGCCCGCCGGCACCTGGACGGCGCGGCACTGATCCGCTGCTTCGGCCACCCGGCACGCCGCATCCTGCGCCTGTTCCTGCTGCAATACCTGATGCTGGGGCTGGCGGCGGGCATGCTCGGCTGCCTGCTGGGCTGGGGCCTGCAGGCGGGGCTGTTCGCCTGGCTGGGCGAACGCATTCCGCAGGCACCGGCCGAGCTGTCCGCCGGGCGGTTGCTGTTCGCCCTGCTGCTGGCACCGCTGATGCTGCTGGCCTTCGCGCTGCCGCCCCTGCTCAGCCTGCCGCGCACGCCGGCACTGCGGGTACTCGATCGCGAGCTGACCCCGACGCCGGTGAATGCCTGGCTGACCCGCGGCAGCGCACTGGCGCTGGTCGCCGGCCTGCTGCTGGCGCAGCTCGGGGATGTCCGGCTCGCGGCCCTGCTGCTGGGCGGCCTGACCGCGGCGGCCCTGCTCGGCCTGGCCGCGATCCGCGGCCTGCTGGCGCTGCTCGCCCGCGCGCCCTGGCCGGCGGGCTTCGCGCCCCGGCTGGCCCGCCGTGGCCTGGTCAGCCAGCCCTGGTTGACCAGCGCCCAGCTGCTGGGCTTCACCCTCACCCTGCTGGTGCTGGCGCTGGCACTGGTGCTGCGTGCCGACCTGATTCGCGACTGGCAGACCCGACTGCCGCCGGACGCACCGAATCACTTCGCACTCAACCTCCTCGACCACCAGGTCGAGCCCTTCGCGCAGCAACTGGCCGCCGCAGGCATCGCTCACAGCGGCCTGTATCCGATCGTGCGCGGCCGGCTGGTGGCGCGCAACGGTCAACCCATGCGCGCGGCGGTAACCAAGGAGGAAGGCAACGACGAGGCGCTGCGCCGGGAGCTGAATCTCACCTGGCAGGACCATCTGCCGGAAGGCAACCGGCTCGTCGCCGGCCGCTGGTTCGGTAGCGCTGACACAGCGGAGGTCTCGGTGGAATCACGGCTGGCGCACCGGCTGGGCATCGGGCTCGGTGACCGGCTCACCTTCACCATTGGCGGCCGCCAGCTCACGGCGACCGTCACCAGCATCCGGGAAGTGGACTGGGAATCCTTCCGGCCGAACTTCTACATGATCTTTCCGCCGGGCGTGCTCGACGGCTTGCCGCAGACCTGGCTCACCGCCTTTCGCATCGAACCCGGGAACAAGCATCTGCTGGGACCGCTGGTGGCCGCCTTCCCCAATGTCACCCTGCTGGAGGTGGATCGCATGATTGCGCAGGTGCAGGGTCTGCTGGACCATGCCCTGGCGGCGATGACGGTGCTGCTGCTGTTCGTGCTCGCCGCCGGCCTGCTGGTGCTGGCGGCGGTGACACTGGCCACGCTGGATGCGCGTCTGCGCACCGGCGCCCTGCTGCGCAGCTTCGGCGCCACCCGCGCGCGCATCCGTGCCTGGCAGTTGTGGGAGTTCCTGCTGCTGGGCCTGATCGCCGGCGGCCTGGCGGCCGTGGGCAGCGAACTGCTGCTGGCGCTTGTCTACGCCCGTGGCCTGGACCTGGCGCCGCGGCTGCGCCCCCTCCCTTGGCTGCTGATCCCGGCGGCCGGCGTCCTGCTCACCCTCGCGCTGGGGCTGCTGACCGGCCGCCGGGTGGTGCGCCACCCGCCACTGCACCTGCTGGGCGGGCAGCGGTGA